The Mangifera indica cultivar Alphonso chromosome 12, CATAS_Mindica_2.1, whole genome shotgun sequence DNA window aaaatatttaaataaaatagtactttaatattttttattatatcccactaaatttaatcattatttaaatatattaatttttattaaatatagtttaaccttcaaaataatttatttttgtgataatgattttttttttacctgaacCAAACACAacctaaaagtaaaataaataatgaagagTAAGCGataacaatgaatatatataccAGGGAGATGCAGAGTTAAGACAAAATTATCTTTGCCCTCACTCAACTGAGCCGAGGGATGAAAATCCTCATAACTTAGAAGTCTGGGATCGATAGTACATGCACAAGTTTGTGATGTGTTAGCCATGATCGTTGTAGCTTGATGGTTTCTTTAGTGATGGTTAAGCAGATTGTTGTATGAATTTCAGGATGAGAGTTATGACAATGTGTTGTGTGGTGTGCTTTTAATATTGGGAAATAATTTATAAGGTGGTTTTGGTTTCTTAGCAATTACACTACACCATTCTTTGTTGAAAGGTTTGGTTTTGTCATGTCTCATCTTATGGGTTTGAAATAGGAAATCTGTTTGTCATTTTTTGAGAAACTTGTTGGAAAAACAAAGAGCAAATTCTTTGTTTGCCTTGTAATCTGAACCCTGAAAGGATGGAAGAGTCGGGTATtagaaatgaataattatttccaCAAGTTAGGGCAAGTCCACAAGTCCCactaaaaaggaaaaggaaagaaggATGCGCAGAAAATGAGCATATTCATTGTTGCACAAATTAATTTTGCAAGTACAAAAGAGGTAACTTGAGGTATAAAAAAAGAAGTATAAGAAACTATTAGTTTAAATCtcttttgataatatatcaaaatcagaCTTATAATTTATCTGATTCAGTGATTATAAAAACAGTTGTAAAAAATGGTAATCCAACTTAGATGggattttttgttaaaaaaatagtaattctACAATTCATTTAAATACAGGAAGTTCTAATCACTGTATCATTGTAATAATTCTTTTAGGctatgtttattaaataatgctaaatatacaaataaatcttattaatttatccaatttaagtaattttgaaatgtaagaaaaaataacGATCGTATCACTCAATTGCACATTGACATGTtagtttgtatagataaatttataaaatttatttgtactataattttattcatatttattcaaGGTTATACACAAACACATTAAACCTGTGCTAGAAACAAATCATCTTGTGTTGTGTCATAGCACAATCCATTAATGTAATTCATTTCAGTTGGTCGGATTTTACATAATACGACACGTTTTACGTATTTTTCACTTATACATATCCAAAATGCCATAATGTACAAATTagattttctttaaatcctgaccTCTTTTAAATATTGCTTCAACTCTAATTTTTGTAAAGCTTTTTCCTGAAAGATAATGTGAAGCTTAATCTCACATCTACTCTATCATACATACTTAAAATGcatctaaattgaaaaaaataagtgtAGTTCATTTAGTCTCATAGCATAAAAAGGTGAAGGATGTGAAGTTTAATCTCATATTTGCTCTCTCATTGTGTGGAAGGAAGaactactaaaattaaaatttttcgtAAAATCACTCAACTcgactcaaatcaaattattcatGTTTGCCAAAATGAATACATAAGATTAATTCCTAACCAATCGGATATTGCATTaagacttaaaattttattacctaATGATATtccttaaatcttaaaattgtATGTGTCTAGTTCTagaattttagtataaattgcTCTAATTTGTTCTAGGATATATTTAAGAATAGTTTTAtgcacataaataataaatataaatttataaacagacaataacatgtcattatgtCTTTTATTGTACAtttaaagaagaaacaaaatacaaatctcaaaagaagagaagaggtAGATTTGTACCTCTCATCCGGGAGGATGATGTTGCTTGCACAAGATGACTTGCTTGGTGATTGGCTAGAGATGGGTTGCTTCGGTCCACCGATGGCTAGCTTGGTCGGTAGAGGTTGGGGCACACCGTGTGCTCCTACTTTGCTTTTGGAATTATGATTGAGGCAGAGTATGAATTTGGATTGTGTGATATTGAAATTTgcctacaattttttttctattttatacaaATCGTGTTCGAATTATGAGTGGTAAACCGAACACACCCGTTTCATAGTCAtgtcaaaattactcaatccaAACCACTTTCTTAACTTGTATCTCATTGAATTAATGAATCGTGTTGCAAATTGCTAGCTCTACATCAAATGATCTTACCACATCCAtattatctaaaaatatgaaGTTATTCAATGTCAAGTGCCAAGCATCACCTTTATGTTCTAGGATACACGAACCCTAACTACGTCAAGATGTTCCAATtgcaaaataagaaattatacCATAAAGAGACGTGAATGaacttttttataatcaaaccaAAACCTAAGACTTTTGAAATAGTAGCAGTTTGAAATAGTGAATGCAACAGGGCAATACTTGATCTTGAATGAATTCATCGatgaataatataatgaaaattcaGAGAAAGAGGCCTACTATCATACATCTACTAAATTAGCTTAAAGTTATATCAGTGAAAAGAACAGTAGGACAAAGCATTTTGAGGTCATactatatattaagaaaaagtTCTAAAGATGAGTTTAGGGTTATTCCAAAAATGGAGAACATATCACCGGTTTGCATATTTACAACTTTTATGGCGGAACAGGGCAAGGTTACCTCTCATTTTGTAGATTTGGATCAACCTTGTGTAGAATCCGTCACTTTTTTGGATGTCGATCCAATGGTAAAAACCAACGATTTTAAAACCGGAATGAATCGGCCAGTTCAATCCAATCCTAAAACTGGCTCCAAGTCTGGTctggttaatataaaaaatcaattttgttatttactcAATCAAACCCAATCAAAATTGGCCAGATGAACGGGTCAAAAATTAGGTTTGATCagatttgaccaaaatttttattttttttaattttaatttgataataagttgaactGATTGATTCTTCGGTTGAACTTGTCGAATCATGAATCAGTAAGATAATTGGTTCAATTACCagtccaattttaaaaacattgataaaaACTAGTAAAACTCTaccaaaaaacatataatttacaCCTGCTTTAGTTGTCATTTAGCTAATTCcacaaaacaattttttccaGGATGCAGTTTTGCCTACATATCAAACATAATGTCTAAAGACTTTCCTGATTTTACATTTTGGACAGACATGAACTACTAAAATATAAATCAGTACAAAAACTACATTCAGCCTAATCAAAGAATAAAAAGGAATTATGGGTATCCTGGTCTACCATagatttagatttagattttacTTTTGACAACCTACCAGAAGTTTTCACAGGTTTTCTGACTTTCTCTGCCTGCAGCTCTAATCCCTCCTCTGAAggtttctgttttctttttaagtgtGTCCCTCCAGTGTCTTCTGCAGCAAAATTGTCCATCATaacttaataattcaaattaaagcatAAGAAACTAGTAAGTTCAAATGAAAATCCAGAAAAAACGAATTTTCCATTTAAACTAACAAGTAGTGAATACTATTGTGCTAATTTACCAAAACTGAAATCTATGTTTGCGTCTCTCTTGCTAATAACAGAGCTAGCAAGGGATTTTCAACTTCATCCGAAACTGCCATTTTAATTGTCTTCCTAAGAGCAAACCAGGCATAACAAATAAAACCAATGTTATCCTCACATTATAACATGAATGAAAACTCTACTTAATTATCCATTGGCTAAGAAACACTGCAATGGAATATTTTTTGGGAAAGTACAGCTTTTGGCTGAATGATCTCCCAACTTTCCTCCACTATTTCTTTTTAACATACTCATAAATTTCCCCACCTGACCTAAGAGTCAACCAAGCCAGAAATTTCTGCTTTAATTAAAAACTTTCACACTGAGGTTTATACAGTTctcttttcctcttctttttttttttttttggaaatatatacatatgtacaGATgacatttcttttaattttctactAAACACTGTGGTTAGTGGATTTACGTGGTAAGCGAGTGTTGAGGTTCAACCACAGTGAGAAATACAGTAACCTGGTCATTCGATGAACTAACTATGAAGTTGAACCACTAAAATTAGATTgttcctataaaaaaaaaaaaaagaaatcccAGGAATATAGCTCAATCTCAAAGAATTTTAACTGGTATAATGTTTACTTCAAGAGGACTTGATGCATGGTTTGCCACTTGACCATTTTGCCCAGCCTCTTCAGAAAGAGGGGATCCAGAATGATTGCGATCCATCAACTTAGAAGAACTCCCACCAATCTTGTCTTGCTGTGCAGGAACATCAGGGCAAGGAATGGCAGGCAAGAAGCACAGCTCTGCTTGTGGCAAGGAATGGCAGGCAAAGAACCACCAATCCTTATCGGTCGTCATAATGTCAACTTCTTCATCTTCGTTAACATCTGATTCCTTGACCTGCATTCAGATGCATgaacatttttaaaaacatgGATAAGAAGCAAAAGATCTACTCAGCTGATCTCTTTTACTTGTTTACCTTTTCAGTTTcaagaattaaatcaaattcatcttCGCGTTCCACGTATTCTTCATTTTCCTCAAGCTCTTTAAATTCGGGGGCAAACGCACTCCAGTTCTCAGTATAATCTTTGGCCCAGATATAAACCCAGCCAGTCAAAGAAACAGGAACAATAATAGGATGAACAGGATGCCATGCTAGATCTATCAATGCTTCCTTGGGACCTTCAAGAATTTTCACAAGGTGCCGGGCCCTGTCACATATGTAAATCTTGCGTTCCCCTTTGCTTGCAGAACCACCAATTACCCACCCACCATCACCACCGAAACATGGGGCTTTCCAATGCATCTTGGTGATGGTATCTTGAAACTCACGGAAAAGTGCCAAGCACTTTGATCCAACCAATTTCAGCTCCTCAACACTGTCTGTCTCATCAATAGTCCTGTCAAGGTCATCAAGGGCTCCGAGTACATTTTTTAATGGCAGAAGATTGTCATATATCCTGATAGTCTGATCATTCAAATTTGTGAGATACTGCCCATTCCTGCTGAatactatattttttatcacAGCACACCCAGAAATAGGAACCCAGGCACACAATTCATTGCTATTGTAATCTATTATAAGTATTTCCCCTTTGGAATTGCCCATTTAAACAAGATCTCCATGCTTGTTGAACCATGCAGCAGTAGGAGTGAAGGGAGGAGTTCCCTCTGAATATTTGTTCCGGGACGGAGGAGCAACTCCATTACTAATGTCAGAAACTGTAACTGGAGTGTTCTTGTGTCTCCTGTATTTAAGTCAACAACCATGGGAGCAGATGAGAGTGGCAAGCCAAGCAGATAGATGGAGTAGATGAACCAGGATCTAGACGAGCTTGCAGTATGATTTGCTGCAGAACAATGCGGGTAATCCTTTCTCCCTTAAGGGACATCCCAAAGTGTTAACGATTTGTCTGCAGCAGAGACAAGAATACGATGACCATACTTTGACCAGCAGCCTCTTGTTATGGCAGCGCACATTCTTTATCCGGAAGCTCCTTTGCAATTTCTCTGGTCTCAAAATCCCAGATAACGCAGCTCCCATCAGAGCATCCAGCTGACAAGAATAAGGGAACAAGTCCAAACAGTGAGCAGGAAATATCATAGAATATCCCCAAGTGATTCTGACATCAGTTTCTTCAACCACCCAAAATTCTTACAGTTGACTGAACTGAAGTATATATGAAATAACCATAACATTTAAAGAGGCAACTAGTAAATAAAGGGAAAAGTTGTTTCCACACTTATTGCTCACTGAAAAGTTACAGATCAACAGCGTGATCACATCTTATCCAACTTATTCTGCTAAACATCTTGCAAAACTTGCTGTGCAATGACGAGTGTCCAATGGTAATTATGGCTTTCcaaaactttctctttctttgctGATACACATAGTAAGATAGGTAAATATCATGTTTAAAGTACCTACCGAAATCGAGAACCAAAGTATTTTATATGTCTAAAAACTATTCTCACAACCAGAATTACTTTGAAGCAATATGACTTTAGAACTTATCGGACGCCTGGAATTGGCAGCTGTTGTAAACTATTCTACCCTTACCATTATTTCGAGCATCTCAAAATCTCAATTGCACTTACCACATTCACTGCCCATTTTACAACAAGCAATcgaatcaataaaagaagacaaaaaaacaataacaagtcaaaatttgataaatcaccttataattttattattttttagtcaCGATCTCCTTCGGCATTGTGATTAATACAATCTCATCTTCTTCTAGCCAAGTTGCTTGAACCTTATCTGGGATACAATTTTTTGGAATCGTGTAAGCTTGGTTGAATCGGCTCCATCTGTTATCAGCAACCTGCCGCTCTCCCTGAATTCGGACTATGCCAGGTGAACACGCGCATCTAATACTTATTTTCTCCTTCGTGAATTCTGCATATCAAACTTTCTTATTCTTTTGGGTatacaagttaaaaattttgagtgaAGAACATATGATTCGGGAATTTGCATGTGCATGAATGAATTTAGTAATTGTAAGGGAACCCTAAACAGCaacaaaaaaggttaaaaataaaacttacgAGGAAGATGTACAGTTAAGTAATGGTTATCTTTGTCTTCTGTCCAGTCGGTCGTTATAAGCTTATGATCAAACATAGGAGATTGTGGTCTCTTAGCCATATTCTTGAAGTTCGtatataattaagcaaatacTGATGAAAGTTCTTGAATTTGTGTTGTGCTTTTATGGTTGACAATATTGAGGAGATTGGTGGAGGCTTCTTAAGAATAACAGTATTGTTTGTTGGGTCGGTGGGTTTTGTGACGTCTTTATTTGTTGGTGTTTGAATAggaagagatattaattaaaataagcaataaTATGTCCgtttaaatgtttttagaccaattataatactttttacttttataagcaaattaatatttttattccaataatacccCCTTCTCATTTCACATAACTAATCTACTTACGtaattttcatcttatttcaccATCATCTCCTCTCTCAACGCTCTTCTTCTATCAATACTCCAACGACTGCATATTTTATCTGTGCTCTCTCTGttattcatcatcatcatatattaaataaatttcttttgcgtttcctttatataaatagtaatctGTATCCAGAAAACTATAAAGCTAATAACTTTTCTAgagataaaaagttaaaaattgtaATCAGCACCTCTGAGTGCTTGAATCTTTTTAGGGTTATTTATATTTGTGCATTCAATAGTTTTGTTATCTAGATCTAAGTAAAAACGAAAATTGCAGTAAATTTCTGGTAAATTGCGTGTTTGCGTTTGCGTTTGCGTGGTTTGCTTTTGCGTGGTTacttatcttttttaaatttcttttgtgCAAGAGATATGGGTAAACTAATATATTTGCTTGGATATGGTGGACATTGGGTTAACGGAGGTGATAATAGTTTGAAATACGTTGGTGGAGTACAAACATTTGTatcaattagtaaaaaaataaattttgatgaatttgtagAAACAGTGTGTTCTCGTTTGGGCATTAATCAAAGTtacaatattgtaaaaatttacatgcaAAATCCAACTACCTATAGTGATTTACTGTATTTATTGaaggatgattttgatatacggattatgatgagattatcaaagactattcatatatatataattactgaTTTCTTTATACAGGGTTTTTAGGGGAGGGAtgtatgtttaattaaaatttaataatttgtgtgGCATTTTACTTTCAATCTCGTGAGTAttgagtaaaaaattaaaagtgatgTTACATTGTTGAGcactatatattattatatcaaggaaaaatcttcattttaaccattcattatgttattttgcGCGAGTTTGTGCAGTTAGCGTGGTTAGTGTTGTGTTTGCGTACTTTGCGCGATTTGCGTGCTTTGCGCGATTTGCATGCTTTGCGAGGTTTGCGCAGTTTTGCGAGTTTGTGCACTCTGAGAGGTTTGCGTAGTGTTGTAAATTTGTGAGACTTTCGGCTTTCGACGGCCACACTTTCAGGCATCCATTAACACCGAAACTATGTCATTGTATACCATTcaaaacattcatatacataagtCGATAGATTTAAAGTTCCACTGTAAAAACCCTAGCCACCACCATAACCACCacaaccgacgcacattcttaGAAAGATCTTTTTTTTCATCCAATCAATAACATCCCAACATCAAACCATACCCACAATAGATTATTTACACCCGATCAATGAGGAttatataaaccaaataaataaatacaaatgataaCTAACCTGTAAaactattattgatatattgttGGTTCTATATATTTTGCTGCTTTTACTGCTTTTAGGATATTCGCCTGTGATTTTTGCtctgtattttcaaatttcagatttcGACCTTCTCTTTTCCGTTTTCGACAAAATTAACTTTCAAAGTGGTTCACTTTggattttacttggtttttcaacataagggtaaaatggataaaaaaaatattgtttggtTAAATTGGTCAAACTTTTTTAcgttggcctaaaaacgtataaacggataaatttttgcttattttaattaatttcccgaATAGGAAATCCTTTGTTCATTTTATGAGCAACAAATACTTCTTGTACAAATAAAAGGCAAATTCTTTGTTTGCCCATAAGTATTTGGGGGCGGGGCGGGCCGGGATTGTTTGCATTAACGAAGATTTCAGCGAAGAaatggaaagagagaaagaaagacagAGAAAATGGGTATTTTAATTGCTGCATGAattaatcaagaaaaaaaattatttgtgaaagtgaaattattaattttaactagagatgtcaatgggtcAGGTCGGGCTGGCTTTGGCTTGGCCCATTGGGCTAATAGGCCGTGCctaaggcccaaacagtaatgggccttcggATCGGGCTGacccattgaaatataaaggcccaaggccgAGCCTTAATCAGGTCGTGCTAGGCTTTAATCGGGCcggcccgacccatttaatcaatttttaaaaaaatttttaattaaaattttttaacatatatttttttcaattattaaaaccaataaCAGTATcacgaatattttatttataatctctcacttgtggaggaggaataccgtggttatatgatgaaaaatattataaattgataacatagtacaaataaattaatttatatacggtataaattacaaaacttaaataaaatatatctactatttaacatttatctactcatcttctatatttaaatctttgaattcttcaaagataaataattattatttgtgaatttagatattttataatttttgtaatgataaaattaaaataaaaatgaaattgtaaatataaagaattattatttacgaatttatatattttttgaaagagagttaatgagattgaaaatataatgaaataattgaaattgagagattaaaagatttataaataaaagtaaaaataaaggaaaatagaatagatttatttaaaaaaataaattaattaaaaaaaattatgcagagGCCAATCTACCCTTCCGCCAAGTGGCAGAAGCATAAATCTGCTTTTGCCCTGCTTCTGTTGCCTTTTGTTTATGCcacccagaaaaaaaaaaatttattttataagcaGTGTCGGGTCTGGCCAACCCATGagcctaatattaaagccctaagCCCGGCCCGATAGACCTATGGGCTTGGCCCGACACTTTACAGTGTCGGGTTGTGCTTTATCATGCTCAGGCttttttcgtgcttcgggcCGGGCTCCATTTGGCCCGGCCCAATTGATGTGTCTAATTGTAACTATCATGGGGTTACTTTTTGGATAAGACCATCACTATTCAAATATATGTATAGGGTATTCaagatgataatatataaacaatattatatatatttattttgaatatataattatatttatatttctatacatcgtcatatgattaggtattattttaattttaatttaaaatcactcaattatgtgatgacgcatacatatgtatatactcaaagtaagtacacatagttttattgataatatataccTAAACagtaatatattactatataattgaatagttttaaattaaagttaaaataatacttaatcatatgatgtaATATTATTGTtcgtatataaaattatgtatataattttattgattcaagTTAGAGGgccaagttcaaattaaaacaatatggaATTTATTATTAGAGGGGTCGAGAACATGGTTGCACCTATCTataatatactatatatatattatacgatacataaaaacatattataagatatgatataatatagttAGAAAATGATACATCATAAGAATGTATAAAAATGGTATGATACGGTGAATAGATCTaacaatatgaattaatatacttttttagaaaaatgatgAAGTGATAAagatgtatttaaaaaattttaaaattttaaaaattatttgtaatatttttaaaatgagatttatctattagaattttttattatttttattaatattatttttaaaaaatgtatactatcacatcaaataaaataaatcacgGTTTTTATGAGTAACCTTGTAATTATGGAATcaggtaaattaaaaatttgattttgatatatcaccagaagaaacttgaattcatattaCCCATGAAGGTGGATGCGAAACTTATTTAGATGGatcatgcaaaaaaaaaaaaaaaacaaagaaggttgaattggatttcttttttttccctgaaAAGAAATGTTTTATTAGAGAAAGCTTTTGGCAAAATTGAAACACGTGAAAGGAGTTTTCCAAGAATCTTGGATAACCTAATTAAAGAATCTTTCTTTGCCTCATCCAGAGAAAGGAATGTTTAGAAGATTATGCCGTCAAAACtttgtaaaatatgaaatattgtcAAACTGAAGTGAAAGTCATTAAAATTTTCCCAAGAAATTATTCATAGAAATTCCAAATATGAAATATTGTCAAGAAAGGAAtgtttatttctaaattttattcacttttaaaacataaatacaaGTTAATCAATCACAGAGTTCTCGGTATTTCAAGAACAAGCTAATTGATTAATTACTTGTAGCTTTTGATCCAATTTTCAAGGCAACATAAGCTCCAATTCCCACAACCACAAGAGCTGCCACACCAACAGCAACAGCAACCTTATTTGTTTGCCTCTCTTCTTCAGTCTCTATTAACAATCCCTTCACTGCCTTCATGGCTGCatcttttattctcttcatTTCCATCATACTTTCATCCCCACAAATTGTTACGACTTTattattcttctctttctctggACTACCACTCTGTGAGAGAACAATTTCAACAACTTGTGGCAATTTCCGTGAAGTTTCAACACTCGGAGTCATTGACAATTCTTTGCTAAGTCCTTCCTTTACGCTCAGAGTCATTGACAATTCTTTGCTAATTGTTTCCGCCTGGCTTTTCGTCTCTACAGCTGGCTGCGGCTTCTTTGGCATTGTGATTGTTAGAACTGAATTTTGCAACCTTGCCTCGATCTTATCAAGGTTACAATTCTGTGGGATTGTATAAATCTGATTGAACCGGCGCCATTTGTAAATTGCAAATTGTGGCTCGACCTTTATCCGAATTTGGTAAGATCCCCGCACGCGCGTGACCTTCAATTGCTCCTTCGTGAATCCTGTACTTGATTCGTAAGTACAAACTGAATAATAACACTTATTATATATCagctaataaaatatttcgttaatttcttattatcaatataaataatttgattatcatctctagtttattataattttatctttattaattttttaaaattaatataacaagtaacataaaaaatatttttaaataattatatttaaaaatatttaaataaaataatattttaatattttttattatatcccactaaatctaataattatttaaatatatcaatttttattaaatatagtttaaccttcacaataatttatttttgtgataataattctttttttaccTGAACCAAACacaatataaaggtaaaataaataatgaagagtaagtgataaaaatgaatatatataccaGGGAGATGCAGagttaagataaaattatctttgCCCTCATTGAACTCAGTCGAGGGATGAAAATCCTCATAACTTAGAAGTCTGGGATCGGTAATACATGCACAAGTTTGTGATGTGTTAGCCATGATCGTTGTAGCTTGATGGTTTCTTTAGTGATGGTTAAGCAGATTGCTGCATGAATTTCAGGATAAGAGTTATGACAATGTGTTGTGTGGTGTGCTTTTAATATTGGGAAATAATTTATAAGGTGGTTTTGGTTTCTTAGCAATTACACTACACCATTCTTTGTTGAAAGGTTGGGTTTTGTCATGTCTCATCTTATGGGTTTGAAATAGGAAATCTGTTTGTCATTTTTTGAGAAACTTGTTGGAAAAACAAAGAGCAAATTCTTTGTTTGCCTTGTAATCTGAACCCTGAAAGGATGGAAGAGTCGGGTATtagaaatgaataattatttccaCAAGTTAGGGCAAGTCCACAAGTCCCactaaaaaggaaaaggaaagaaggATGCGCAGAAAATGAGCATATTCATTGTTGCACAAATTAATTTTGCAAGTACAAAAGAGGTAACTTGAGCTATAAAAGAAGAAGTATAAAAACTATGAGTTTAAATCtcttttgataatatatcaaaatcagaCTTATAATTTATCTGATTCAGTGATTATAAAAACAGTTGTAAAAAATGGTAATCCAACTTAGATGggattttttgttaaaaaaatagtaattctACAATTCATTTAAGTACAGTAAGTTCTAATCACTGTATCattgtaataattttgttaggctatgtttattaaataatgctaaatatacaaataaatcttattaatttatc harbors:
- the LOC123193540 gene encoding inactive protein RESTRICTED TEV MOVEMENT 2-like isoform X1; this encodes MANTSQTCACITDPRLLSYEDFHPSTEFNEGKDNFILTLHLPVCTYESSTGFTKEQLKVTRVRGSYQIRIKVEPQFAIYKWRRFNQIYTIPQNCNLDKIEARLQNSVLTITMPKKPQPAVETKSQAETISKELSMTLSVKEGLSKELSMTPSVETSRKLPQVVEIVLSQSGSPEKEKNNKVVTICGDESMMEMKRIKDAAMKAVKGLLIETEEERQTNKVAVAVGVAALVVVGIGAYVALKIGSKATSN
- the LOC123193540 gene encoding inactive protein RESTRICTED TEV MOVEMENT 2-like isoform X2, which produces MANTSQTCACITDPRLLSYEDFHPSTEFNEGKDNFILTLHLPGFTKEQLKVTRVRGSYQIRIKVEPQFAIYKWRRFNQIYTIPQNCNLDKIEARLQNSVLTITMPKKPQPAVETKSQAETISKELSMTLSVKEGLSKELSMTPSVETSRKLPQVVEIVLSQSGSPEKEKNNKVVTICGDESMMEMKRIKDAAMKAVKGLLIETEEERQTNKVAVAVGVAALVVVGIGAYVALKIGSKATSN